Proteins encoded by one window of Halomonas chromatireducens:
- a CDS encoding histone-like nucleoid-structuring protein, MvaT/MvaU family codes for MSLLSEFMQKEQQLKQLQAEMDRLQNDDRLKAELAFKDKLEALMREFNKSSADVISLLDPQGNKPAAKASTATGGGRRKRKLKIYKNPNTGEVVETRGGNQKTLKAWKDEHGSDKVESWLVRVEE; via the coding sequence ATGTCTCTTCTCAGTGAATTCATGCAGAAAGAGCAGCAGCTCAAGCAGCTCCAGGCCGAAATGGATCGTCTTCAGAACGATGACCGCCTGAAGGCCGAGCTGGCGTTCAAGGACAAGCTTGAAGCGCTGATGCGCGAATTCAACAAGAGTTCAGCCGACGTTATCAGCCTGCTGGATCCGCAGGGCAACAAGCCTGCCGCCAAGGCATCTACAGCCACCGGTGGCGGTCGTCGCAAGCGCAAGCTGAAGATCTACAAGAACCCGAACACCGGTGAAGTCGTGGAAACCCGCGGCGGTAACCAGAAGACACTGAAGGCGTGGAAGGACGAGCATGGTTCAGACAAGGTCGAGAGCTGGCTGGTTCGCGTCGAGGAGTGA
- a CDS encoding NAD-dependent epimerase — MKLLITGMAGFIGHAVAKRLSGQGHEIVGIDNLNEYYDVSLKQARLDDLAANCEDVRFIKMDLGDRVGMAALFRDQRFDRVIHLAAQAGVRYSLENPHVYADSNLIGHLNVLEGCRQQKVKHLVYASSSSVYGMNAKTPFDTADNVDHPVSLYAATKKANELMSHTYAHLYDVPTTGLRFFTVYGPWGRPDMAIFKFVKAMFEGKPIQVYNHGDMSRDFTYIDDIVEGIVRVLDVIPQAGAARPGDVATPDKSAAPYSLYNIGYGAPLSLMDFIRALETATGREAICEYLPMQPGDVPRTWADTEALLQATGYRPKVGVDEGVARFVEWYRGFYNV, encoded by the coding sequence GTGAAACTGCTGATCACCGGCATGGCGGGCTTTATCGGACATGCCGTGGCCAAGCGTCTCAGTGGGCAGGGCCACGAAATCGTCGGTATCGACAATCTCAACGAGTACTACGATGTCTCTCTCAAGCAGGCGCGGCTGGACGACTTGGCTGCCAACTGCGAAGACGTGCGCTTCATCAAGATGGACCTCGGCGATCGCGTCGGCATGGCCGCGCTGTTTCGCGACCAGCGCTTCGACCGGGTGATCCACCTGGCGGCCCAGGCCGGTGTGCGCTACTCGCTGGAGAACCCCCACGTCTACGCTGACTCCAACCTGATCGGCCACCTCAACGTGCTCGAGGGCTGTCGCCAGCAGAAGGTGAAGCATCTGGTCTACGCCTCGTCCAGCTCGGTCTATGGCATGAACGCCAAGACCCCGTTCGACACCGCCGACAACGTCGACCACCCCGTCAGCCTCTACGCGGCCACCAAGAAGGCCAACGAGCTGATGAGCCACACCTACGCACACCTTTACGACGTACCGACCACCGGGCTGCGCTTCTTCACGGTATACGGCCCCTGGGGCAGGCCCGACATGGCCATCTTCAAGTTCGTCAAGGCGATGTTCGAAGGCAAGCCGATCCAGGTCTACAACCACGGCGACATGTCGCGGGACTTCACCTACATCGACGACATCGTCGAAGGCATCGTGCGTGTACTCGACGTAATACCCCAGGCCGGCGCCGCCCGCCCCGGTGACGTGGCCACCCCGGACAAGAGCGCCGCTCCCTATTCGCTCTACAACATCGGCTACGGCGCACCGCTATCACTGATGGACTTCATCCGCGCCCTGGAAACCGCCACCGGCCGCGAAGCCATCTGCGAATACCTGCCCATGCAGCCCGGCGACGTCCCCCGCACCTGGGCCGACACCGAAGCCCTGCTGCAAGCCACCGGCTACCGCCCCAAAGTTGGCGTCGACGAAG
- a CDS encoding helix-turn-helix domain-containing protein, with the protein MFNEMMRAEIWLQEHLSSHEGIDDLANRLGYSTSQVRRKFKQCFGVSPSTYRDILRLEKAARLLALTPYRVNTIATRSGYQNHSAFSRAFQRRYNQTPRQYRLAARVKLRSPMYCQGHSGAPPDFDIRSLPPRQALVTRLYHKSDASSLGKLHKWAQLTKGAETLPERLRQTPAIAVLHNTPLPCELDRIDIGPLIDEQAGDGLAIPASFRILELPEQRHACLTVERPEEIPSALQYLLSEGLAKKRCYASGDPVEVRLIAEGLEVRLPILVASS; encoded by the coding sequence ATGTTCAACGAGATGATGCGAGCGGAAATCTGGCTACAGGAGCACCTGAGTAGCCATGAGGGGATCGATGACCTCGCCAATCGACTCGGTTATTCGACCTCCCAGGTACGACGTAAGTTCAAGCAGTGTTTCGGTGTGTCGCCGAGCACCTATCGCGACATCTTGCGACTTGAAAAAGCCGCCAGACTACTCGCACTAACGCCCTATCGTGTTAACACCATCGCCACACGAAGCGGTTATCAAAATCATTCAGCCTTCAGCCGTGCCTTTCAGCGGCGCTACAATCAAACGCCCCGCCAGTACCGGCTGGCTGCACGCGTGAAGTTACGCTCGCCCATGTACTGCCAGGGCCACAGTGGCGCACCGCCGGACTTCGATATTCGCAGCCTGCCACCTAGACAGGCGCTGGTTACCCGGCTCTATCACAAGAGCGATGCCAGCAGCCTCGGCAAGCTACACAAGTGGGCACAACTCACAAAAGGAGCCGAGACCTTGCCCGAACGACTCCGACAAACCCCTGCCATTGCCGTACTCCATAATACCCCCCTGCCCTGCGAACTGGACCGCATCGATATCGGCCCGCTGATCGATGAGCAGGCCGGTGACGGTTTAGCCATCCCCGCCTCTTTCCGTATTCTGGAACTGCCCGAGCAGCGTCACGCTTGCCTAACGGTAGAGAGGCCGGAGGAGATACCCTCTGCCTTGCAGTATCTGCTCAGTGAGGGCTTGGCAAAAAAGCGCTGCTATGCCAGCGGCGACCCCGTGGAAGTACGCCTGATCGCAGAAGGATTGGAAGTTCGGTTACCAATACTTGTTGCAAGTAGCTGA